A window from Telopea speciosissima isolate NSW1024214 ecotype Mountain lineage chromosome 8, Tspe_v1, whole genome shotgun sequence encodes these proteins:
- the LOC122671463 gene encoding inositol 3-kinase → MVRQAPEEPEAVVGLRGLVVGNYCHDVLIRDGRVVGESLGGAASFVSNVLDNLSIPCHYVSKVGPDFVYSVSHEPISSPSSLTTLFHAHFTSDPDSNGNQDRVLKRVHVCDPINPSDLPDSQFDFGLAVGVAGEILPETLERMLDICRVVFVDIQALIRDFDPVDGTVKLVTLRESGFFHLLPRIGFLKASAEEAPFVDVEEARKWCCVLVTDGKDGCRVFREDGEMQILPFPTVQVDPTGAGDSLLGGFVAGLIRGLAVPDAALLGNFFGSLTVAQIGVPKFDLRLLQRVKDELERKAPYINGCERIDDGAEFKKSAEHEEFQAYLTRAAKLLSTYHGKEDQLDPCHDKEDRLDPPESCPSRHIGARI, encoded by the exons ATGGTGAGACAAGCTCCAGAAGAACCAGAGGCGGTGGTGGGTCTCCGAGGTCTGGTGGTGGGCAATTACTGTCACGACGTTCTGATCCGCGATGGCCGAGTGGTGGGTGAGAGCCTTGGCGGTGCTGCGTCCTTTGTCTCTAACGTCCTTGACAACCTCTCGATCCCCTGTCATTATGTCTCTAAGGTCGGCCCCGATTTCGTCTACTCTGTCTCTCACGAACccatctcctctccttcttccctgaCCACTCTCTTCCATGCCCATTTCACCTCCGACCCAGATTCAAATGGGAATCAAGATCGTGTCCTCAAAAGGGTTCATGTCTGTGATCCGATTAACCCCTCAGACCTTCCCGATTCCCAATTCGATTTCGGTCTGGCTGTTGGTGTTGCTGGGGAGATCCTGCCTGAAACCCTTGAGCGTATGCTTGATATCTGTCGTGTGGTTTTTGTTGACATACAAGCTTTAATTCGCGACTTTGATCCTGTGGATGGGACTGTGAAGCTTGTTACCCTCAGAGAGAGTGGCTTCTTTCATCTCTTGCCTCGGATTGGGTTCCTTAAGGCTTCTGCTGAAGAAGCTCCTTTTGTTGATGTTGAAGAGGCACGGAAATGGTGTTGTGTTCTTGTTACCGACGGGAAGGATGGTTGTAGGGTTTTCCGGGAAGATGGGGAAATGCAGATTCTGCCATTTCCGACTGTTCAAGTTGATCCTACAGGTGCTGGTGATAGTTTGTTAGGGGGTTTTGTTGCAGGGCTTATTCGAGGTTTGGCAGTGCCGGATGCAGCACTCTTGGGGAATTTCTTCGGTTCACTGACTGTTGCTCAGATTGGTGTTCCCAAATTTGACTTGAGGTTGCTGCAG AGAGTAAAGGATGAGCTAGAAAGGAAGGCACCTTATATCAATGGCTGTGAAAGAATAGATGATGGAGCTGAATTTAAGAAATCAGCTGAGCATGAAGAATTCCAGGCTTACCTTACCAGAGCAGCTAAACTGTTATCAACCTACCATGGCAAGGAAGATCAATTGGATCCCTGTCATGACAAGGAAGATCGATTGGATCCGCCTGAGTCCTGCCCAA GCAGACATATTGGTGCGAGGATATAG